One window of Hallerella porci genomic DNA carries:
- a CDS encoding DUF4372 domain-containing protein, with the protein MECRNFTGQPIYAQITKYLSKGEILGQSRSVGGERYVKKFDGFQHLLVLLFAVFKNYRSLREILTGVNTEARHLWHAEFTGPLKMSTFSDANNRRPCKFFEAVYKSLYEKFGRFLPD; encoded by the coding sequence ATGGAATGTAGAAATTTTACCGGACAGCCGATATACGCACAAATCACAAAATACCTCTCTAAAGGCGAAATTCTGGGGCAATCCCGCAGCGTTGGCGGGGAACGCTATGTCAAGAAGTTCGACGGGTTCCAGCACCTGCTCGTGCTGTTGTTCGCTGTATTCAAAAATTACAGGTCCCTGCGCGAAATCCTTACGGGAGTGAACACGGAAGCGAGGCACCTGTGGCACGCCGAGTTCACGGGACCGCTGAAGATGAGCACTTTCTCAGACGCGAACAACAGACGCCCCTGCAAGTTCTTCGAGGCCGTCTACAAGTCGCTCTACGAAAAGTTCGGCCGTTTTTTACCGGACAG